The genomic segment ATCTCTTCCGGTCGTATCACAGCGCGACAAATCGAAGCTGCAAGGATTACTATTAACCGCCAAGTAAAACGAGGTGGGAAATTGTGGATCAGGATCTTCCCTCATCTTCCTATCACTAAAAAACCTGCCGAAACTCGTATGGGTAAAGGTAAAGGTAACCCAGAATTCTGGATTGCTGAGATCCGTCCTGGCCGTGTTCTTTTTGAAATGGCTGGAATTGATGAAGAAACAGCAAGAAAAGCCCTTCATTTGGCGGCTTTCAAACTGCCAGTAGAAACTTCATTTGTTAAGAGGAACGTTCTATGAAAGACGATTTCAAATCACTATCTCCAGAAGATTTGAAGAAAGAAATTCTTTCCTCTTCCGAAGAAGTAAGAAAAGCAAGATTCCAGTTTGGTGTCACAAGATCTCTTGAGAACCCAAAACTAATCCGCAATCATAAGAAGAGAATTGCTCAAGCGTTAACCGTCCTTCGCGAGAAGGAATTAACCGCACAGGGCAAACTCAAACAAATCGCACCAAAGGCTGGTTCAGCTCCTAAAGCTGCCAAAACTAGCAAAGGTAAGAAGAAGTAGGTTATGGAAGATAAAAACTCTAAAAAGTCTTTAACCATTCAGGGTGTAGTTGTGAGCGATGCTATGGATAAAACTGTAGTGATCGAAATCATCACTAGAAAAGTGCACCCACGGTTTAAGAAGATTATGACCAGAACTTCCCGCGTGAAAATTCACGATGAGAAGAACGAGTGTCAAGTTGGTGATCGAGTCATCGCTGTGGAAACAAGACCACTTTCTAAACAGAAACACCATAAACTTGTAAAGGTAATTGAGAAGGCGAAATTAGTATGATCCAACAAGAAACTATTTTACAAGTAGCCGATAACTCGGGTGTGAAAAAAGTCATGTGCGTTAAAGTGCTTGGCGGTTCCAAAAAACGCTACGCTACGCTTGGTGACGAAATCATCGTCGCTGTTAAGGAAGCACAACCTGCCTACGGTCTTCGTGACGGGCAAGGTAAAAAAGTGCATAACAAAGCAGTTCAAAGAGCCGTTGTTGTGAGAACGAAAAAAGAAGTTCGTCGTCCTGATGGAACTTACATTCGTTTCGATGACAATGCCGTTGCCATCATTGATGACAAAGGGAATCCAAAAGGAACCAGGATCTTCGGACCTGTTGCTCGTGAACTTCGCGATAAAAAATACATGAAAATTATATCTCTCGCTCCGGAGGTTCTCTAGAATGGCAGCTAAATTAGCATATAGAGGCTCCGAGCCCACTAAATTCAAAAAAACGAAAATCAAAAAGGACGATGAAGTTCTTGTGATTTCCGGAAAAGAAAAAGGAAAAAAAGGGAAAGTTCTAGCAATCGACAAACGCAAAGATCGCGTTTATATCGAAGGTGTGAATAAGAGAAAAAGATTTGTGCGCCCAACCCAAGAGAACCCTCAAGGTGGAGCGATCGAAATCGAATTCCCAATCCATATTTCCAATGTGATGTTTCACGACGCAAAAGCAGAGAACAAAGCGAAGCCAAAGAAGAAAATTAAGGCTGTACGCTTGGGCTTTGCCAAGAAGGATGGTAAATCCGTACGAGTGACTCGACCTGAAGGGAAAGAAGTATAGTTATGGTACCTAGGCTTAAATCAAAATACGAGAAGGAAATTCGTCCTACACTCCAAAAGTCACTCGGCTTTCAAAGTGTGATGCGAGTTCCCAAACTAGAAAAAATCGTGATCAACGTTGGTATGGGCGAAGCTCACACGAACCCAAAAGCGATGGAAGCTTGTTTGGTAGAAATTGGCCAAATCACAGGCCAAAGACCGGTGAAAACATTCGCTAAGAAGTCCATTGCGGGTTTCAAAGTGAGAGAGGGAATGGTGCTTGGTTGCAAAGTTACCCTTCGTGGTCATCATATGTATGAGTTCCTTGACAGATTCATTAACGTGGCTCTTCCACGGGTTCGTGACTTTCGCGGAGTTAATCCAAAAGGTTTCGACGGTCGAGGAAATTATAACCTGTCCGTAAAAGAACAGATCATCTTCCCAGAGATTCATTTTGATAAAATCAATACTATCTACGGGATCAATATCACTTTCGTAACGAACACGGAAGTGGACAAAGAAGCGTTCGAATTATTCCAAGCCTTCGGTATGCCTTACCGAGCGGCAGGTAAGTAGGAGATTATTCATGGCGAAAAAATCAATGATGGAACGCCACGCCAAAGAGCAAAAATTCAAAGTGAGAGAGTACAATCGTTGCCCTCTTTGTGGTCGATCACGCGCTTATTTGCGCCGCTTTGATATGTGTCGTCTTTGCTTCCGGGACCTTGCTAGCAAGGCTCAGATCCCCGGTGTGAAAAAGTCCTCCTGGTAATTAGGTTAAGGTAAGTATGAGTCTTTCAGATCCAATAGCAGATATGCTAACAAGAATCAGAAACGCACAACAAGCGAAACATGAGCTTTGTGTGATTCCTGGTAGCAAAATCAAAAAGTCCATCCTAGATCTTCTTAAAGAAGAAGGTTTTGTAGATGATGTTCAAACAGTAAAAAACGGAAGTTTTGATGACTTCCAAGTGAAATTAAAATACGACACGGAAAAGAAACCGGTAATTCGTATGATCGAGAGAGTATCCACTCCAGGTCGTCGCGTTTATATCCAATCTGGTGAAATCCGACCGTTCCGAAATAACATCGGAACACTCATCCTTTCTACTTCGAAAGGTGTGATGACTGGTAAACGTGCTCGTAAACTCAGAGTAGGAGGGGAAGTTCTCTGTAAGGTATTCTAGAGAACGATATCACCATGTCTCGAGTTGGAAAAAGTATTATCAAATTGCCTGCAAAGGTAGAAGTGAAAGCAGAAGCTGAAGCCCTTACAATCAAAGGGCCTTTAGGGGAATTAAAAACTCCGCTTTACGAAGGTGTC from the Leptospira congkakensis genome contains:
- a CDS encoding type Z 30S ribosomal protein S14 — encoded protein: MAKKSMMERHAKEQKFKVREYNRCPLCGRSRAYLRRFDMCRLCFRDLASKAQIPGVKKSSW
- the rplN gene encoding 50S ribosomal protein L14, yielding MIQQETILQVADNSGVKKVMCVKVLGGSKKRYATLGDEIIVAVKEAQPAYGLRDGQGKKVHNKAVQRAVVVRTKKEVRRPDGTYIRFDDNAVAIIDDKGNPKGTRIFGPVARELRDKKYMKIISLAPEVL
- the rplP gene encoding 50S ribosomal protein L16, which translates into the protein MLAPKRVKFRKRQRGRLKGKDERGSYVAFGEYGLKAISSGRITARQIEAARITINRQVKRGGKLWIRIFPHLPITKKPAETRMGKGKGNPEFWIAEIRPGRVLFEMAGIDEETARKALHLAAFKLPVETSFVKRNVL
- the rpsH gene encoding 30S ribosomal protein S8, whose translation is MSLSDPIADMLTRIRNAQQAKHELCVIPGSKIKKSILDLLKEEGFVDDVQTVKNGSFDDFQVKLKYDTEKKPVIRMIERVSTPGRRVYIQSGEIRPFRNNIGTLILSTSKGVMTGKRARKLRVGGEVLCKVF
- the rplX gene encoding 50S ribosomal protein L24; translation: MAAKLAYRGSEPTKFKKTKIKKDDEVLVISGKEKGKKGKVLAIDKRKDRVYIEGVNKRKRFVRPTQENPQGGAIEIEFPIHISNVMFHDAKAENKAKPKKKIKAVRLGFAKKDGKSVRVTRPEGKEV
- the rpmC gene encoding 50S ribosomal protein L29; this encodes MKDDFKSLSPEDLKKEILSSSEEVRKARFQFGVTRSLENPKLIRNHKKRIAQALTVLREKELTAQGKLKQIAPKAGSAPKAAKTSKGKKK
- the rpsQ gene encoding 30S ribosomal protein S17 translates to MEDKNSKKSLTIQGVVVSDAMDKTVVIEIITRKVHPRFKKIMTRTSRVKIHDEKNECQVGDRVIAVETRPLSKQKHHKLVKVIEKAKLV
- the rplE gene encoding 50S ribosomal protein L5, with protein sequence MVPRLKSKYEKEIRPTLQKSLGFQSVMRVPKLEKIVINVGMGEAHTNPKAMEACLVEIGQITGQRPVKTFAKKSIAGFKVREGMVLGCKVTLRGHHMYEFLDRFINVALPRVRDFRGVNPKGFDGRGNYNLSVKEQIIFPEIHFDKINTIYGINITFVTNTEVDKEAFELFQAFGMPYRAAGK